In Rubripirellula tenax, the following are encoded in one genomic region:
- a CDS encoding alanine/glycine:cation symporter family protein — protein sequence MPNARLLLLFALIGLLSLTTTFAQSDLPTPPDQPVAESELIAQPQDTPEVETPKSTDASVNESPDTSPDTLSQRIDQAFGKYVVGTAAAVIFYDFGTQQWLGTKIPFVVVWLFFGAIFLTLRMGFINLRAFRHAIDLTRGVYDTPGEPGEVSHFQALAAALSATVGLGNIAGVAIAIATGGPGATLWIIMIGLLGMTSKFAECTLGQLYRVTDADGHVLGGPMRYLRTGLADIGYGRLGSVLAVVFMVLCIGASFGGGNAFQIGQSLEAIRGDVPILQTYPVIYGLIMAVAVGVVIMGGIKSIGAVAGKIVPFMCFAYVIAALYILARNYAAVPDAIVTIVTEAFTPKAAYGGFLGVLVIGIKRAVFSNEAGVGSAAIAHSAAKTDEPVSEGIVALLEPFIDTVVVCTITALVVVVTGAYNAPELAGAIQADQGAKITLYAFANGGHYWFRYLLYFAVVLFAYSTCISWSYYGERCWVELFGERFSIFYKILFLTFTVLGSIVTRGNILDFSDLMILGMSFPNLLGVFMLSGVVKRQLDSYWAKYKRGEVARADSFKS from the coding sequence ATGCCGAACGCAAGATTGCTGCTGCTGTTTGCCCTGATCGGGCTCTTATCCTTGACGACGACGTTTGCCCAAAGCGACCTGCCGACCCCGCCTGACCAACCGGTCGCCGAATCGGAATTGATCGCGCAACCGCAAGATACACCGGAAGTCGAAACGCCGAAATCGACGGATGCTTCGGTCAATGAATCGCCCGACACGTCCCCGGACACCTTGTCCCAGCGGATCGACCAAGCGTTCGGCAAGTACGTCGTTGGCACGGCCGCCGCCGTTATTTTCTATGACTTCGGCACCCAGCAGTGGCTCGGAACCAAAATCCCGTTCGTGGTGGTTTGGCTGTTTTTTGGCGCCATTTTCCTGACGCTAAGGATGGGATTTATCAACCTGAGGGCTTTCCGGCACGCCATCGACCTGACTCGCGGCGTTTACGACACACCGGGTGAACCGGGCGAGGTTTCTCACTTCCAGGCACTCGCCGCTGCCCTGTCCGCGACGGTCGGACTTGGCAACATTGCTGGCGTTGCGATCGCGATTGCGACGGGAGGCCCCGGCGCGACGCTCTGGATCATCATGATCGGACTGCTGGGCATGACGTCGAAATTCGCCGAATGCACGCTCGGCCAACTCTACCGAGTCACCGACGCCGACGGCCACGTCCTGGGTGGACCGATGCGGTACCTGCGAACGGGACTCGCCGACATCGGCTACGGACGACTGGGCAGCGTACTTGCCGTGGTATTCATGGTGCTTTGCATCGGCGCCAGCTTCGGAGGCGGCAACGCGTTCCAAATCGGCCAATCGCTCGAAGCGATTCGCGGCGACGTTCCGATCCTGCAAACCTATCCCGTCATCTACGGATTGATCATGGCGGTCGCCGTTGGCGTCGTCATCATGGGCGGCATCAAGAGCATCGGTGCGGTGGCGGGCAAAATCGTTCCGTTCATGTGCTTCGCTTACGTGATCGCCGCGCTGTACATTCTGGCCCGCAACTATGCGGCTGTCCCCGATGCGATCGTCACCATCGTGACCGAAGCGTTTACACCCAAAGCGGCTTACGGCGGCTTTTTAGGCGTGCTGGTCATCGGAATCAAACGCGCCGTATTCAGCAACGAAGCCGGCGTGGGATCTGCCGCGATCGCACACTCGGCCGCCAAGACCGACGAACCCGTCAGCGAAGGCATCGTTGCTTTGCTGGAACCGTTCATCGACACCGTCGTCGTTTGCACAATCACGGCCTTGGTGGTTGTGGTAACGGGCGCGTACAACGCACCCGAACTGGCCGGCGCCATCCAAGCCGACCAGGGCGCGAAGATCACACTTTACGCCTTCGCCAACGGCGGCCACTACTGGTTTCGTTATCTGCTTTACTTCGCCGTCGTGCTGTTCGCCTACTCGACTTGCATCAGCTGGTCGTACTACGGCGAACGATGCTGGGTCGAATTGTTCGGCGAGCGTTTCTCGATCTTCTACAAGATCTTGTTCCTAACGTTTACGGTACTCGGTTCGATCGTGACGCGAGGCAATATCCTCGACTTCAGCGACTTGATGATTTTGGGAATGAGTTTTCCGAATCTGCTGGGCGTATTCATGCTCAGCGGCGTCGTCAAGCGGCAACTCGATTCGTATTGGGCGAAGTACAAACGCGGCGAAGTTGCCCGGGCTGATTCGTTCAAGTCATGA
- the dusB gene encoding tRNA dihydrouridine synthase DusB codes for MPNFPHPPLRIGDLVVDPPILQAPMAGFTNAAFRHIVRQFGGAGLLATEMVNARGFVWLDENDAEHPDRLWGVADEPRPLAVQIWDNDPETMAKVGRRLVEEYQVSVVDINFGCPVRQVTEKAHSGSYLLREPNRMSAIISQLVKACAPTPVTAKIRLGCSRTNINCNEIAMVVEEAGAAALTVHGRTAADMFTGVADWDRISEIKSHLRNIPLIGNGDLDSAEKVVAAFKNYNVDGVMIARACLGRPWLFAQAAAALRGEPIPPEPTIDQQRDVMLDHYQLVVDRFGEEKGTVLMRKYACCYAQGKRGARFFRTHVAKVSSAEEFFGVVREYFPTAEAVV; via the coding sequence ATGCCTAATTTTCCGCATCCGCCGCTTCGCATCGGTGACCTCGTCGTCGACCCGCCGATTCTGCAGGCGCCGATGGCCGGGTTCACCAACGCCGCTTTTCGCCACATCGTCCGCCAATTCGGCGGTGCCGGGTTGTTGGCGACCGAGATGGTGAATGCCCGTGGTTTTGTCTGGCTGGACGAAAATGATGCCGAGCATCCTGATCGCCTGTGGGGCGTTGCCGACGAACCGCGTCCCTTGGCCGTCCAGATCTGGGACAACGACCCCGAGACGATGGCCAAAGTCGGGCGTCGTTTGGTCGAGGAATATCAAGTCAGTGTCGTCGACATCAATTTTGGTTGCCCGGTTCGCCAAGTGACCGAAAAGGCGCACAGCGGCAGCTACTTACTGCGCGAGCCCAATCGAATGTCGGCCATCATCAGCCAATTGGTCAAAGCCTGTGCCCCGACGCCGGTGACGGCCAAGATTCGATTGGGATGCAGTCGCACGAACATCAACTGCAACGAAATTGCGATGGTGGTCGAGGAAGCCGGCGCCGCAGCCTTGACGGTTCACGGTCGCACCGCGGCCGACATGTTCACCGGCGTGGCGGATTGGGATCGCATTAGCGAAATCAAGTCACACCTGCGCAACATCCCGTTGATCGGAAATGGTGACTTGGATTCGGCTGAAAAGGTGGTCGCGGCATTCAAAAACTACAACGTCGACGGCGTGATGATCGCACGCGCGTGTCTGGGGCGACCGTGGCTGTTTGCCCAGGCAGCTGCGGCACTTCGAGGCGAACCGATTCCGCCGGAACCGACCATCGACCAGCAGCGCGACGTGATGCTGGACCACTATCAATTGGTGGTTGACCGATTTGGCGAAGAAAAGGGCACGGTGCTGATGCGTAAATATGCGTGCTGTTATGCCCAGGGCAAGCGTGGCGCCCGATTCTTTCGAACGCACGTTGCCAAGGTCTCATCCGCCGAAGAATTCTTCGGCGTCGTTCGCGAATACTTCCCAACCGCTGAAGCGGTGGTCTAG
- a CDS encoding 2-oxoglutarate dehydrogenase E1 component has product MNSFSLDYIDDLYVKYVHDPSSVSETWRQYFEQFLVVGGTSSKPASSKDGSVAAAPTSGANGKAGSSADALPPSAMRNAEEAIWLSRIQDRVNNLVREYRVRGHLTADLDPLGFERPDRPNLSPEVYGLSDEDLNLPFDSMAIENAGGTIKSILKRLQNTYCRSIGAQFMHINRRNIRDWLQRRMETTENRLELSHEVQRRIYVRLADAAIFEEFVRRKFVGAKTFSLEGAESLIPLLDLALEKAGQHNVKEVVMGMAHRGRLNVMANILKKRATNIFWSFDDPTPEMNRGGGDVRYHLGYSSDWKTASGDNIHISLCFNPSHLEFVNTVAQGRTRCKQDRSGDVDRKEVMTILIHGDAAFAGEGVVQETLNLSELPGYRTNGTLHVVINNQVGFTTEPCDGRSTTYATDIAKMLQIPIFHVNGEDPEAVAQVVSLAMDFRKEFHRDVVIDLYAFRRWGHNEGDEPRFTQPRMYAEIDARATVREQYLGQLLKLGKITSAEAEEIQKERTEKLESEFEATKNETFVPDTQTLAANWSQYFGGDEPSEPTDTTMPIETLSHLLDKVTRLPAGFSANKKLKRPMAQKREMATGALPLDWSSAEALAFATLLTSGHPIRMTGQDCQRGTFSQRHAVLHDTRDGSTYTPLKHLSPDQAPLELYNSPLSEAGVLGFEYGYSLDNPDGLTIWEAQFGDFWNCAQVIVDQFIASAEDKWNRLSGLVMMLPHGFEGQGPEHCSARPERFLAMAAEDNIQVCQPTTPAQYYHLLRRQVIRKWRKPLVVLTPKSLLRHPRCVSPLKVLADGSFKKILRDRKVSLADARRLLVCTGKVYFDLLEAREARGIDDVAIMRIEQLYPLSSEELIAAFEGYPKGSEVFWVQDEPTNMGAWPYLKLNFGDDLHDIYPLRRVSRVESASPSTGSMAAHKLEQADLINEAFAGL; this is encoded by the coding sequence ATGAATAGCTTCAGCTTGGATTACATCGATGATTTGTACGTCAAGTACGTTCACGATCCCTCGAGCGTATCCGAAACTTGGCGTCAGTACTTTGAACAGTTCCTGGTCGTTGGCGGCACGTCGTCGAAACCGGCCTCGTCAAAGGACGGCTCAGTAGCCGCGGCCCCAACAAGCGGTGCCAACGGCAAGGCGGGCTCATCCGCCGACGCACTGCCGCCATCAGCGATGCGAAATGCCGAGGAAGCCATCTGGCTGTCTCGCATCCAGGATCGTGTCAACAATCTGGTTCGCGAATACCGCGTCCGCGGTCACTTGACCGCCGATCTGGATCCGCTGGGCTTCGAACGCCCCGATCGGCCAAACCTCAGTCCCGAAGTTTACGGGCTGTCGGACGAAGATCTGAATCTACCGTTCGATTCGATGGCCATCGAAAATGCTGGCGGAACCATCAAATCGATCCTGAAACGACTTCAAAATACGTATTGTCGTTCGATCGGTGCCCAGTTCATGCACATCAACCGTCGCAATATCCGCGATTGGTTGCAGCGGCGGATGGAAACGACCGAAAACCGGTTGGAACTGTCGCACGAAGTACAACGCCGCATCTATGTGCGTCTGGCCGACGCGGCGATCTTTGAAGAATTCGTTCGCCGGAAATTCGTCGGGGCGAAAACGTTCTCGCTCGAAGGTGCCGAGAGTCTGATTCCGTTATTGGACCTGGCGCTCGAAAAGGCGGGCCAGCACAACGTGAAAGAAGTCGTCATGGGCATGGCCCACCGCGGCCGCTTGAACGTGATGGCGAACATCCTGAAGAAACGAGCGACCAACATTTTTTGGTCGTTCGACGATCCGACGCCCGAAATGAACCGCGGCGGCGGCGACGTTCGCTATCACCTCGGTTACAGCAGCGATTGGAAAACCGCCTCGGGCGACAACATCCACATTTCGTTGTGCTTCAACCCCAGCCACCTGGAATTCGTCAACACGGTCGCGCAAGGACGAACGCGTTGCAAGCAGGACCGCAGCGGCGACGTCGACCGCAAAGAAGTGATGACCATTTTGATCCACGGTGACGCCGCGTTTGCCGGCGAAGGCGTGGTGCAAGAAACGTTGAACCTAAGCGAACTGCCCGGATATCGCACCAACGGAACGCTGCACGTCGTTATCAACAACCAAGTCGGATTCACGACCGAACCGTGTGACGGACGCAGCACGACCTACGCGACCGATATCGCAAAGATGCTGCAGATCCCGATCTTCCACGTCAACGGCGAAGACCCCGAAGCCGTTGCGCAAGTCGTCTCGTTGGCGATGGATTTCCGCAAAGAATTCCACCGCGACGTCGTCATCGACTTGTACGCGTTCCGTCGCTGGGGACACAACGAAGGTGACGAACCCCGCTTCACCCAACCACGGATGTATGCCGAGATCGACGCGCGGGCAACGGTTCGAGAACAGTACCTAGGGCAACTGCTCAAGCTGGGAAAAATCACATCGGCCGAAGCCGAAGAGATTCAAAAAGAACGTACCGAGAAACTGGAATCGGAATTCGAAGCCACCAAGAACGAAACTTTCGTTCCCGATACTCAAACGCTGGCGGCGAACTGGTCTCAGTACTTCGGCGGCGACGAACCGTCCGAACCGACCGACACGACAATGCCGATCGAGACGCTGTCGCACTTGTTGGACAAAGTCACGAGATTACCGGCAGGCTTCTCAGCGAACAAAAAGCTAAAGCGTCCGATGGCGCAGAAACGCGAGATGGCTACAGGAGCTCTACCGCTCGATTGGTCCAGCGCCGAAGCACTCGCGTTTGCTACCCTGCTGACCAGCGGTCACCCGATCCGAATGACAGGGCAAGATTGCCAGCGTGGCACGTTTAGCCAGCGTCATGCAGTTTTGCACGATACGCGAGACGGTTCGACGTACACGCCGTTGAAACACTTGTCGCCCGACCAGGCGCCGCTGGAACTTTACAACAGCCCGCTTAGCGAAGCCGGAGTGCTGGGGTTCGAGTACGGCTATTCGCTAGACAACCCCGATGGGCTAACGATTTGGGAAGCCCAGTTCGGCGACTTTTGGAACTGCGCCCAAGTCATCGTCGACCAGTTCATCGCGTCGGCGGAAGACAAATGGAACCGGCTCAGCGGTTTGGTGATGATGTTGCCGCACGGATTCGAAGGCCAAGGCCCCGAACACTGCAGCGCCCGGCCAGAACGCTTTCTTGCCATGGCGGCCGAAGACAACATCCAAGTTTGCCAACCCACCACACCGGCCCAGTACTACCACCTGCTGCGCCGACAAGTGATTCGCAAGTGGCGAAAACCGCTGGTCGTGTTGACGCCGAAGAGCCTGCTGCGTCATCCGCGATGCGTCAGTCCGTTGAAGGTCTTGGCGGACGGCAGCTTCAAGAAGATCCTTCGCGATCGAAAGGTTTCGTTAGCCGACGCCCGTCGTCTGCTGGTGTGTACCGGCAAGGTTTACTTCGATCTGCTCGAAGCACGCGAGGCGCGGGGCATCGACGATGTTGCCATCATGCGGATCGAGCAACTGTATCCACTCAGCTCGGAAGAATTGATCGCGGCGTTCGAAGGCTACCCTAAAGGCAGCGAAGTATTCTGGGTCCAAGACGAACCGACCAACATGGGTGCATGGCCGTACTTGAAGTTGAACTTCGGCGATGACCTGCATGACATTTACCCGCTGCGAAGGGTCAGCCGAGTCGAATCGGCCAGTCCCAGCACCGGCAGCATGGCAGCTCACAAGTTGGAACAAGCCGACCTGATCAACGAAGCCTTCGCCGGCCTGTAA
- a CDS encoding nucleotide pyrophosphatase/phosphodiesterase family protein: MSRACIINVVGLTPRLLEHAPRIRSVGNAQAWRSPLPAVTCTSQATMLTGLPPRDHGIVGNGWYYRDTQEIRFWQQSNSLVQGPKFYDGIETAKMFWWFNQSSGVKYSATPKPHYGCDGSKAFDILDHTGCDLTKKLGPFPFFSFWGPNAGLPSSDWIADATAIVMREKRPELTMAYLPHLDYDFQRLTDHDPARVAEVDAAAGRIIDAANDIGATVIVVSEYGLVPVSRPVDINRVLRRADWLGIRSGPFGEMMIPGESDAFAIADHQLAHVYVRNRDMIADVRDRLLATPGIAQVVAPEAIELDHPRSGELIAIADADAWFTYYYWLDDDAAPDFSRTVDIHRKPGYDPCELFATSKVRAVARVAQKKLGFRYKMDVIPLDATLVRGSHGAHPSSPQDGPVIIGTGALPTDMRKFLGYVRQLF; the protein is encoded by the coding sequence ATGAGCCGTGCTTGCATCATCAATGTCGTTGGCTTAACGCCGCGATTACTGGAACACGCGCCGCGCATCCGATCGGTCGGCAACGCCCAGGCTTGGCGAAGCCCGTTGCCGGCGGTGACTTGCACGTCACAAGCCACGATGCTGACAGGGCTTCCGCCACGTGATCACGGGATCGTTGGCAACGGCTGGTATTACCGCGACACGCAAGAAATTCGGTTCTGGCAGCAATCCAATTCGTTGGTCCAGGGCCCCAAGTTTTACGACGGCATCGAAACGGCGAAGATGTTTTGGTGGTTCAACCAGTCGTCGGGGGTGAAGTACTCAGCCACGCCGAAACCGCACTATGGATGTGACGGATCGAAGGCGTTCGACATCTTGGATCACACCGGATGCGACCTAACGAAGAAGTTGGGGCCGTTTCCGTTTTTCTCGTTCTGGGGCCCCAATGCGGGGCTGCCCAGCAGCGACTGGATCGCCGACGCGACGGCGATTGTGATGCGTGAAAAACGCCCCGAATTGACGATGGCCTACCTGCCGCACCTGGACTACGACTTCCAACGCCTGACCGATCACGATCCGGCGCGCGTTGCCGAAGTCGACGCCGCGGCGGGCCGTATCATCGACGCGGCCAATGATATCGGCGCGACCGTGATTGTCGTATCGGAATACGGTCTCGTCCCAGTTAGCCGCCCGGTCGATATCAACCGAGTGCTTCGCCGTGCCGACTGGTTGGGCATTCGCAGCGGACCGTTCGGCGAGATGATGATTCCTGGTGAATCCGATGCGTTTGCGATCGCCGATCACCAGTTGGCACACGTCTACGTTCGCAATCGGGACATGATCGCTGACGTGCGAGATCGATTATTGGCAACGCCCGGGATTGCGCAAGTTGTTGCACCGGAGGCAATCGAACTCGACCATCCTCGCAGCGGCGAGCTGATCGCAATTGCCGATGCAGATGCTTGGTTCACGTACTATTACTGGCTCGACGATGATGCGGCGCCCGATTTTTCCCGCACCGTCGACATCCATCGCAAACCGGGCTATGACCCCTGCGAATTGTTCGCGACCAGCAAGGTCCGCGCGGTCGCTCGCGTGGCTCAAAAGAAACTAGGCTTCCGCTACAAGATGGATGTCATTCCGCTTGACGCGACGCTGGTTCGCGGCAGCCACGGGGCGCACCCGTCTAGCCCACAAGATGGCCCGGTTATCATCGGGACTGGTGCCTTACCCACGGATATGCGAAAATTTCTCGGTTATGTCCGTCAATTGTTTTGA
- a CDS encoding transporter — MRLRSAVSTACLLFFGISATADHPNRKSLADKHAPVGIVGDHLHSKGEWMVEYRYMVMSMEDNRIGENSISDQAALGPVGPPPGIVVNGIQTNAGATPTQMTMEMHMAHVMYGLTDDVTLYTMAMLPSLTMDHIRGDGNPAGRGGDFTTHNSGFGDTSMGALLRLYSTETQDFIFNLGCSIPTGDIYRESTAPTDGLVSQPLPYPMRLGSGTFNARPGMTWKYYRDWWSGGMQFQTDLPIGRNYRGYSVSDEFRFNSWTSVLLTENWSVSLRGEHLWRTAYSGADAATPDLLISTNVESFRGGYWYNLGLGTQVMAAGHYFNVEFVPTIAQDLDGIQLETDYSVIASWSKAW; from the coding sequence ATGCGTCTAAGATCTGCTGTTTCTACAGCATGCCTATTGTTTTTTGGTATCTCTGCCACCGCCGACCACCCCAATCGCAAAAGTTTGGCGGACAAGCACGCGCCCGTCGGCATTGTCGGTGACCACTTGCATAGCAAGGGTGAGTGGATGGTCGAGTACAGGTACATGGTGATGTCCATGGAGGATAATCGCATCGGCGAGAACTCCATCAGCGACCAAGCCGCCCTTGGGCCCGTGGGGCCGCCGCCGGGTATTGTGGTCAACGGCATCCAGACCAACGCGGGTGCCACGCCGACGCAAATGACCATGGAAATGCACATGGCTCATGTTATGTACGGCCTGACCGATGACGTGACGCTGTACACGATGGCGATGCTGCCAAGCTTGACGATGGACCATATCCGCGGCGACGGAAACCCGGCCGGACGGGGCGGCGATTTCACGACGCACAATAGCGGCTTTGGCGACACTTCAATGGGTGCATTGCTGCGTCTGTACAGCACCGAAACTCAAGACTTTATCTTCAACCTTGGTTGTTCGATCCCGACCGGTGACATCTATCGCGAATCGACCGCGCCGACCGATGGATTGGTGTCTCAACCGCTGCCGTACCCGATGCGACTGGGCAGCGGAACGTTCAACGCAAGACCCGGCATGACCTGGAAATACTATCGCGATTGGTGGAGCGGTGGGATGCAATTCCAGACCGACTTGCCGATCGGTCGCAACTATCGTGGGTACAGCGTCAGCGATGAATTCCGGTTCAATTCGTGGACCAGCGTGCTGCTGACCGAAAACTGGTCGGTCTCCCTTCGTGGCGAGCACTTGTGGCGAACGGCATACTCGGGCGCTGATGCGGCGACGCCCGATCTGCTGATCTCGACGAACGTCGAAAGTTTCCGCGGTGGCTATTGGTACAACCTCGGTCTGGGAACGCAGGTCATGGCGGCGGGGCACTATTTCAATGTCGAATTCGTGCCCACCATCGCCCAAGACTTGGACGGTATTCAGCTAGAAACCGACTATTCCGTGATCGCGAGTTGGTCGAAAGCCTGGTAA
- a CDS encoding ABC-F family ATP-binding cassette domain-containing protein, translating into MAVLIQVRDAHKRYGDQVLLDGAELALTDDVKVGFIGRNGAGKSTLLRALLGNEELEKGEVIHHPTLRIGYLRQHDPFNPGESALDFLMRDSGEPDWRCGEVAGQFELKGAYLEGPVKELSGGWQTRVKLAALLLHDPNLLMLDEPTNFLDLRTQILLEHFLRDFNKAALIVSHDRAFLKATCSQTLELSRGKLTMYPGKIDGFLEYREERREHDRRVNSTVAAKQKQLQRFIEKNRASAATASQARSKAKQLEKLQTTEIEVDEPTVYIRPPRVEPRSGTVLRCESLAIGYPASKEGDAVTIADNINFELEHGQRVAIVGDNGQGKTTLLRTVVHSLDPVDGVMKWGYGVEIGTYAQHVYTSLDERQTVIENLEYNSMAGTTRQELLAMAGALLFRDEHINKKVKVLSGGERARLCMAGLLLGTANVLVLDEPGNHLDVETVEALAEAMDLYKGTVIFTSHDRHFVRRVATRVIEVRDGTAKTYFGDYDSYLLSVEEEIDEGERQRGKVTTAAAATPAKAKGEVHRERGKDGRKAEKELKNLEKKIAKLDDEKKELSAKMLTETNPDKAMKQHEEIEKLNAELAECEEKWLELSDFS; encoded by the coding sequence ATGGCAGTTTTGATCCAAGTTCGTGACGCTCACAAACGATACGGCGACCAAGTTTTGTTGGACGGTGCCGAGCTTGCTTTGACGGATGACGTGAAAGTCGGGTTCATTGGCCGAAACGGCGCCGGAAAGTCCACGCTGCTAAGGGCATTGCTGGGCAACGAAGAGCTCGAAAAGGGCGAGGTCATCCATCATCCGACGCTGCGGATCGGTTACCTGCGACAACATGACCCATTCAATCCGGGTGAGTCTGCCCTCGATTTCTTGATGCGTGACAGCGGCGAGCCCGATTGGCGCTGCGGTGAAGTCGCCGGCCAATTCGAATTGAAAGGTGCTTATCTGGAAGGCCCGGTCAAAGAGCTTTCCGGCGGTTGGCAGACCCGAGTCAAATTGGCGGCGCTGCTGTTGCACGATCCCAACCTGTTGATGTTGGACGAACCGACCAACTTCTTGGATTTGCGGACACAGATTCTGTTGGAGCACTTTTTGCGTGACTTCAACAAAGCCGCTTTGATCGTCAGCCACGATCGGGCATTCTTGAAAGCGACGTGCAGCCAAACGCTCGAGCTGTCACGCGGCAAGTTGACGATGTACCCGGGCAAAATCGACGGATTCCTTGAATACCGCGAGGAGCGTCGCGAGCACGACCGACGCGTCAATTCGACCGTGGCCGCCAAGCAAAAGCAACTGCAACGGTTCATCGAAAAGAACCGCGCCAGCGCGGCAACGGCTAGCCAGGCGCGCAGCAAGGCCAAACAGCTTGAGAAGCTGCAGACGACGGAGATCGAAGTGGACGAGCCCACTGTCTACATCCGTCCGCCACGTGTCGAGCCGCGCAGCGGCACGGTGCTGCGTTGCGAAAGCCTTGCCATCGGATATCCCGCCAGCAAGGAAGGCGACGCGGTCACGATCGCAGACAATATCAACTTCGAACTCGAACACGGCCAGCGGGTCGCGATCGTGGGCGACAACGGCCAGGGCAAAACAACGCTACTGCGGACGGTCGTTCACTCGCTTGATCCCGTCGACGGGGTGATGAAGTGGGGCTACGGCGTCGAGATCGGAACGTATGCCCAGCACGTTTACACGTCGCTGGATGAACGACAAACGGTGATCGAGAACCTGGAATACAACAGCATGGCCGGAACGACTCGGCAAGAGTTGTTGGCGATGGCCGGCGCGCTGTTGTTCCGTGACGAACACATCAACAAGAAAGTCAAAGTGTTGTCGGGGGGCGAACGGGCCCGTCTTTGCATGGCCGGACTGTTGCTGGGGACGGCCAACGTCTTGGTCTTGGACGAACCGGGGAACCACCTGGACGTTGAAACGGTCGAAGCTCTCGCCGAGGCGATGGACCTTTACAAAGGCACGGTCATCTTCACCAGCCACGACCGGCACTTTGTTCGCCGTGTGGCAACGCGAGTCATCGAAGTTCGTGACGGAACCGCGAAAACCTACTTCGGCGACTACGACAGCTACTTGTTGTCCGTCGAGGAAGAAATCGACGAGGGCGAGCGGCAGCGAGGCAAGGTCACCACCGCCGCCGCAGCTACACCAGCGAAGGCAAAGGGCGAGGTTCACCGCGAACGGGGCAAGGACGGCCGCAAGGCGGAAAAAGAACTGAAAAACCTCGAGAAAAAGATCGCCAAACTGGACGACGAGAAGAAAGAACTGTCGGCCAAAATGCTGACCGAAACCAACCCCGATAAAGCGATGAAGCAGCACGAGGAAATCGAAAAGCTGAACGCCGAACTGGCCGAGTGCGAAGAAAAGTGGCTGGAGCTGAGCGACTTTTCGTAG
- a CDS encoding MotA/TolQ/ExbB proton channel family protein, translated as MLLAELSLFEIISNATYFALAAAALWGLYCIVVVWTRVGQKRFKSEEEQDVFMDDIERMLTSGDLDGVIEYCDGDTRAIPQIAEMACSHRELGYKKARQYVMDRFQRDVMSDLEYRLSWVSTMIKSAPMIGLFGTVFGMMGAFQTLATAESVEPSLLASDINIALRTTACGLAIAIPLMILVASVNIRIAKMEDLVGAGLARFMAAFREGLDKAPAPRASAGQTNEPVAVQSPMR; from the coding sequence ATGCTACTCGCTGAACTCTCTCTATTCGAGATCATCTCAAACGCGACCTACTTCGCACTTGCTGCGGCAGCGCTTTGGGGGTTGTACTGCATCGTTGTTGTTTGGACCCGTGTGGGGCAAAAACGATTCAAGTCCGAAGAAGAGCAAGACGTCTTCATGGACGACATCGAGCGGATGTTGACCTCCGGCGATCTGGATGGTGTCATTGAATATTGCGACGGAGACACTCGCGCCATTCCTCAGATCGCGGAAATGGCATGCAGCCATCGCGAACTCGGATACAAGAAGGCTCGCCAATACGTGATGGACCGATTCCAACGCGATGTGATGAGCGACCTGGAGTACCGTTTGTCATGGGTTAGCACCATGATCAAGAGTGCACCCATGATCGGATTGTTTGGGACCGTGTTCGGGATGATGGGCGCTTTCCAAACGCTGGCGACCGCGGAATCGGTCGAGCCGTCTTTGTTGGCCAGCGACATCAACATCGCACTGCGTACGACCGCGTGCGGTTTGGCGATCGCGATTCCGTTGATGATTTTGGTGGCCAGTGTCAACATTCGCATCGCCAAGATGGAAGACCTTGTCGGCGCCGGTTTGGCTCGCTTCATGGCCGCGTTTCGCGAAGGCTTGGACAAGGCGCCCGCACCGCGTGCTTCTGCCGGTCAAACAAATGAACCCGTTGCCGTTCAGTCACCGATGCGATGA
- the mscL gene encoding large-conductance mechanosensitive channel protein MscL has product MGMLKEFREFAMRGSVVDLAVGVVIGAAFGKIVSSFVSNIVMPPLNLLTAKYGVNFSEMAYTVKTESPKLLPDGTVEKAADGSPIMAMQDYPILNYGPFIQTIVDFLLVAAAIFMAVKVMNSVKARYEKEKAEEVKEPTEDVLLLREIRDSLKRSS; this is encoded by the coding sequence ATGGGTATGTTGAAAGAGTTTCGTGAGTTCGCGATGCGAGGTAGCGTCGTCGACTTGGCCGTTGGTGTGGTGATCGGTGCCGCGTTCGGCAAGATCGTTTCTTCGTTTGTTTCCAACATCGTGATGCCGCCGCTGAATTTGTTGACCGCCAAGTACGGCGTCAACTTCAGCGAAATGGCGTACACGGTCAAAACCGAATCGCCGAAACTGCTGCCCGATGGGACCGTCGAAAAAGCGGCTGATGGATCGCCAATCATGGCAATGCAAGATTACCCGATCCTGAATTATGGACCGTTCATCCAAACGATTGTCGACTTCCTGCTGGTCGCCGCCGCGATCTTCATGGCCGTCAAAGTCATGAACAGCGTCAAAGCACGCTATGAGAAAGAGAAAGCGGAAGAGGTCAAAGAACCGACGGAAGACGTCTTGCTGTTGCGTGAAATCCGCGACTCACTTAAGCGATCGTCCTAG